One Antedon mediterranea chromosome 1, ecAntMedi1.1, whole genome shotgun sequence genomic window, ATTTTGAAATCGTTTGGGGTGGGATGGGTTGGGTCATAACAATTTACAACAatttattcattcatcttttattggtataattcatataaaagtcagaaaatgtttttaaaaaatataaaagaaaattagAAATTCTAAGAATGTTTGATAAGATGCTTTtgagtatttaatttaatattatttcattccGTCAAAACTAGTTTTGTATTTCTGTTTTTGTTGAAATGTTAATCTCCAATACCCCCttaaattatatagaaaatTTAGCCATGTTGACATTTGACCTGTATAAACAGAGCATCATAAGACTAAGagctataaaaaaaagttgtcgATCAtttcaatatacagtagttttatttttctttcaggAAGTTGCAATTTGGACATGGTGAAAGTTCACATCTGCTAGTCTCCACTACAGCCACTATAATGTGTGTTTGGAACCTTCTTACATGCTCTAGTAAGTTTTTAATCAATATAGTACACTTAACAAAAACACTGTATTTGGATGACCAAATAATAATATGTGGTTTGTGTTGAAGTATGAATTTTATAGTAggcaaaacaattttttttttttgaccaATTGCAGATCATTATGGACCCTTGGAGGTtcacaaacatatacacaagatgctctacataaacaaagtcttattacaagtctttgggagtgtaGTAAAAATACTAACATGTGACGGGAGTTGAACCCatgacccttggagtggtagcaaGCATCATAATCACCAAGCCTACTCCACTCTAAGATCATGCCTGTTTTCCACTTAAAGCAAAGAGTATTATATGTTTCTAAATTGTCTTTacataaaatcacaaaatgatgGGTTAACGAGAAAAGCAAAGATTTCATTTGACTGTGGCTTGACATATATTTtatgaaatgtaaaaataaaagtgATCATGTTATATTCattgtgggttttttttttcagtgagTTGGAATGTCTGTATGGATGTGTCTATTCTACTTTGTGATCCCTTATCACAATACTGGGTCGCAATTGATTCTACAAAAACATGTgaggtttttttaaattattgttttaagacATTTAACAAAACTATGCAATTCTCCTATCTGGCAGACTTAATCCATATTaggaaataattataataaagatTCTAATTACTTGTATGTTCCTCGATGACATTGCTTCCTCTCCtgtacccccccccccccccatttgTGTCTCCTGACAGAAATCTAAAGGATAATATAAAAGGTTGATTGTCACTAGACATAACACCTTCGCGAATGACCAAGTCTTTGAGCGGACATGGCCATTACAAACATAACGctaaacataaataaactgACAACTTTTGACCCAGAGAACATCGCCATTATGATAATTAAGTTACGGTAAATTTCGATTGCTGATTGAAACGACTTCACCACTTTTGAAGTCCCAGTGTGCACATCACGTTTGTTGTTGAATGGGCAAAAATTAACGAGTGTTTTAGATTCTCACTTTGTGGTTGTAGGGCTACGACGAGTTGTTGACAGGTTCTTTTTGGTTGTAAGGGGACATGATAATTTGTTGGGCCTTGTAGGTGCCCCCTAAAAGTGGTTTTACTGAATTCTTTTTACAATTATTCtactttaatatttacattttactaAACATTAACAATGGTGAAATTACTTTCTGGTTTCTACATTTCAGTATATGTGTTTGAGGCAAACAGTCCAAAGCCGGTTGCAACTTATCAGAAGTCTTTTAAAGGTCAAATTATCAGTGGAATATTTATTCCTCGTCTTCAACCACTGTCAGAGGAAGAAAGAGAGAATGAAGATGTATTCCCATGGCTACAGAGGTCACAACTATACATGATGACAAAAAAGCAAGATTTGTACACAGTTGTTAGTAAACAAGAAGCTGAGAGGGAAGAAAAGAAGAATGCTCAGAGAGTGGTGAGTATGATTACAAGTAGAGAGTCAACAGGGCAGGGACTCTATAAAATGACACTCTCTAGTTGTAAAATACCTCTATGGTTTTAACACACATCCAAAAGGAAACACATGTGTCACCAGCTGCAGAATAGAAGCTCATACACTTAACTAGTCTCAAATTAGGTTTAGGTAGCGATTCTGCTTTTGGCCATGAGAAAAATCCTAAAAACACTGATCACTGTCAGGATTTGAATTTAGGATCCAGTAATTTGTAAACAAGCATGTAGTGATCAAACTAAACGCATACATTGTaaacaaacaacattttaatacaCATACGCATGGGGAATAAGGTCAGACACTATAAAGCAATGATGTATGTTTATGCTATAAAATCAAGAGGATTAAAGTTAAATTTGATAATCAATGTATATTCATTTTCAGCAAGGGATTCAAGAAAATCTACCGGCAACTCCTTTCAGCTTGTTAATTGAACAAAATAAGGAACGAACATTGGATGTGAAAGAAAGAGTAGAATCTGCCAAATTATATGGCAACCCAAGTTCAGATGCTATTAGAAATGTGAGTTTTTATATTCCACGAGTCAAATTTATCGGACCTGtcaattttattatgtacacaataatactgTTATTTTATATGCTGTATGTGATTAATAcaatcagactttgaatgggccattttacatttttagtgaaaaaaaacaacaaaaatagtctttttttaagatatttttttaatgtttaaatttaactttaaacaacaaatagacaatttaatcatttttaaattaccaacttttcaggtaaataattgtgtttatcctatttttttgtcaaaacaattttacaaatatattttttcatggGGACGAGTATATTTTGAACTTAAACGTAGTAATATGCATTTGTCATTTTAATAGATGtgaatatgtaaatttattaaggtttaagaaaaaatgttaactttatgtaaatgtttttttttctacacagCTGTTGAGTGCACCTGCTCATGTATTGCCTCCAGTACGGACATTATGCAGCTCTTTCATCAGGGCTCACCTTCCCAAGATGCATCAGGACAGGTTGAGTTTTGACTTTCTTActaatcttttattttattttttactaatatttttttattgaaaatgatttATAGGCAGTGGTCCTTAGACAAGGAACCATAAAAACTATACCATTGAATTATATAGTAAATATAGATATAATTGGTGCACAAAATGAAGTTGCAGAATCTAAAGTTAGTAtatatgtatgtactgtactcttgtaaaaaattgttttacaaatattttctttatttaaagaGTAATTTTAACTAAAAAAGATAACGGTGGTGatagttataaataagaaaGGATAAAGATCCCAGATTATCTTTATTATAAAAGAACTTCAGCAGGACTGGCTCAAATTGGGATTCAAATGGATAATGTCTCCGATCTCGCTGACCAATACAATAATGTATTGCAGTACATCCTTGACCAACATGCTCCGTTAACAACTAAACTGGTCACCATTAGACCACGGGCACCATGGTACACGAATGAACTCCGTGAAGCGAAGTGCGTCAAACGGAGATCAGAACGCAGAATGTTGAAATCTGGTTTGGATATCGACAAACAGAGGTACAAGTTGGAATGCAAAGCATATAAAGATATGCTAGATCTAGCAAAATGCAATTATCATCGCAATGAAATCGCTAATGCGGATGACAAGAACCTTTTCCGCATCATAAGTAAACTGTACTCGGTCGATTCTTCTCCTGTTCTGCAAAAACACACATCTTCAATGGATCTCGCAAACCAGTTTGGCTGTTTCTTTAATGAAAAGATTCTGAAGATTTGCAAGAAACTTAACTCCATAAACACTCCACTAATAACTGTCAACGTCGACGAGTCATGTAATAGTAGTTTCGCTGAATTTGAGCAAACATCAGAAGATACGGTACGCAAAGTCATCGCTGAAAGCGCATCTAAGTCCAGTAGACTTGACCCAATTCCAACACGGTTACTAAAAAACTGCATTGACGCTCTACTACCGCATATCACTAAAATCGTCAACATGTCGCTGTCATCAGGTACTGTACCATCTGCATTTAAATTGTCCCTCCTTATGCCACTGTTGAAAAAGCAAAATCTCGACTCCAACGTCCTACAAAATTATAGACCAATAGCAAATCTTCCCTTCCTTTTCAAAGTCTTGGAAAGAATTGCAACTGCTCAGATAAAAGCATATATGGATGAACATTTCCTGTTTTCAAAAGTCCAATCAGCCTACCGCCGCTTCCACTCAACTGAAACCGCTTTATTACGTGTTACAAACGATCTACTACTTGCTTTAGACAAAGGTAATGAAGCGGTACTTATTCTACTCGACTACTCCGCCGCATTTGACACTATCaatcatgatttattatttcaacGTCTTCAGAAAAGATACGGCATAAGCGGAACCGCATTGAAAtggtttatttcatattttgagaATCGTAGACAAGCAATCATTGTGGGTGATTCGATGTCTGATGAGTTCGCTCTACCCTGGGGTGTACCGCAGGGATCCGTAAAAGGTCCACTCGATTTCATCTTATACACTGGACCACtcagcaacatcattgattcccACCCGGAAGTTCGTCATATGATCTATGCAGATGACACTCAACTATATTTAATCATGAAACCTACACATCACTCTGAATCTGTTAACAGCCTTGAATCATGCATTGCAGATGTTCGCTCATGGGccattcaaaataaactcatgcTCAACGACTCCAAGACTGAAATGATCCATTTTCATTCAAAGTTCCGCGAGGCATCATCATTTCCTTTGGTCCATATCGGAGATACTTGTGTCTCTACCTCCAGCTCAGCCAGAAATCTAGGTGTCCAACTAGACAACAGCCTCGGTTTAAAAGAACACATTCGTAATGTTTGCCGTGGTGCTTCCTTTGGAATTTACCAGATCGGCCAGATTCGTAAGTACCTTGACAAAACATCAACTGAACgtcttgttcatgcttttgtttCATCTCGTCTGGACTGTAATAACTCGCTTCTGTACGGCCTACCAACTTCTTATCTGTCTCCTCTTCAACGAATCCAAAATTCCGCCGCAAGACTTATCACTGGCACTAAAcgacatgaacatatttctccAGTTTTACGTGACTTACACTGGTTGCCTGTAGATCAGCGCATTcgttttaaaatcctgttgctGACATATAAGGCCATCAACGGATGTGCTCCAGCCTACATATGTGGCATCATTACTCCGTCAACCAACTCTTCGCTTCGTTCATCCAGCAGACTTCTTCTAAAACCTGGATCCCGTTCCAGAACTCGGTTTTACGGTGATCGTGCTTTCGCTGTCGTAGCcccaaaactctggaacactctacccctcgaaatacgctcatcaaaatctgttatcacatttaaaactaaactcaaaactcatctcttcagagaagcataatcacacgctactacttgcacagatcttggaaaacacagcgctttgaaacctttgtctcttgcgctttataaatgttatttattattattattatatattgtattaaataggttattttattcattatccTATTCACAGTTATTTTTAACACTCTGATGAAGAATAATCAACTTTTGATGGGGGAAAATAAGATTTTCCATCCCTTCCTCTTTTCCTtgctaaaataaaaactatgtAACAATAAGATTATCATTATATAATTTACCATAAATTAACCTAAGTTTTTTTTGTAACAGTGATGAAACAGATATGGAAATAAGTGATGACAGCGAAGAAGATGAGAAAAAAGATGAATCGGAATCAGATGAAGACATtccaaagaagaagaaaaatgaAGAAGCTGACAACAATGACTTTCAGACTTTAAGTATTGGTGATAAGGAATTGAAACGGCTATCAAAGCTCACGTTAACAGATACACAGTGGGTCGGGGATTTACTTAAGGAGGAACTTAAAAGTTAaacatttattgatttttttcttatttttaaattttagtagcctatctattgttttatttttaacattttcaattttgatGACATGTTACCATGTTAGAAGGCTCAGGGTGGATGAAACAGACAGTACAGTAAAGACTCTTGTGTGTGAACAGTACCTCCACATGCCATACCAGCCAATGGAGCTTGCTCTTGGCCCATTAAACTAATCACAATCAAGCATATGGACTGGCCTGGAAAATGCTCTTCTACCAGTGATCTAATTTCATCTGCCtcagaaaaaatatatttctattttctcTTCTAAGTCAGAAGAAAAAATCCATTAGttaccattaataaaataagttatatttgttttatgttatctGAAATTATTCAGATGATCTTCTTGTATAAATAGCTAAATTTCAACATCTTAATACTTTTAAACAAATACCAGCCATAATACGTTCTATTTTGTTGCTATTTTATTGTCCAAATatagtactacagtatattcatttctattaaattaggcttaaaattacataaaaatgtgaCAACACTGTAACACAATTTCTGATATAAgaaatttgttattaaattagTTATGAATATTGATGTCATTTCTTCCAATATGATGTAGTTTTTCGTAACATGAAGATTATAGAAGTAATCCATCTCTtgtatctgaaaaaaaaataatatgctaTTAAAAATCCTTTTAAAAGATTCTAGTTACCAACCCTAGAATAGTAAAAAGCATACCTCACCTGacatttttttgtgtatattataattaaaataattttcagaCATTGTTGTTACCACTCTTCTTTTCAGACAGCAGGTGATCGTATATAGAAATTCCCCTTAAAAATCCACTAATTTGAATCGTGTATGACAATGTGAGACATGAACAAAAAATTATATGAATAAAGTATTAGATATTGTGCGTCTTTTTGTATAACAAGTCGGTGTTTCAATTTTTGTCTAAAAAAACGTGCATTAGTATTACACGTATGAAACGtaccaaaatatttttctttaacaaaTATTAGATCGAAACACGGTTTAGAACCTAGACTTAATTGTGCTTCTGAAAATGGCAACAAgttaaacaatcaatattataatcaacTTACTTGTAGGTGTGTACTTAATTGGTCAACTTAGTTACATATGTAATGGCCGCCTCCATAGTTTGTGCACTGCGCTGCTTGGTTACCACACGCACTCACTATATTGTCACATGGGTCTATCGGGAAAGAAATAATGAAAGTACTAATGCTTAGTTcccactaaagcgtggttcccactagcgacgaaAACGTaccgtaacgcaacctacgcaacatTAGAAAATGCCTTTacgataattgtgttttcccccgcctgcagGAAATCAAatctgcgatgtttgcagcactgttgcgtcgtcgttTCCCACTtctgattacgcaatacagcactttgcgtcaaaaTGTCGCTGGATTGCGTTGCGTTGCATTGCTAGTGGGATCCAAGCTTTAAGAAGCCACACAAGGACGAAAGCGCAACGTGAGTGATTTAACCAATCTcaggcgatggattatttgaactttcggttttcattggtcaactttcttgcgtctctagtgagaacTATAAACTTAATAAGAGTAAAGAAATTAAAAGGGTAACCATTTAGAATATAATCATTGGTTAAGGCAGTGTTTCGTCACACGCCAGGTTCAAGTCATATAAAGCATTGATGCGTGTGCATGCTTGCTTACTTACCGGAACTTTTCGAGCAAAAGGTTGTTTTCAAACCAGTGATAAACGCTCCAGAGTAGCAGTATTGTCCTGATGGACATGGGTTGCCAACACAATAATCACGCTCTGTATAGAAATCAACAACTTTAATACCCATATTATTGATAGAGAAACTTTGACTATGTTTTAGTCTTTAGCTAGTTTGTCCTGGACTTAATTCAGGACTAAAGTTAGTCCTCAAGAATACGGGtttaattgtgtaaatgaaAAATGAGTTGCAATTTAAACTtgcaaaagaaaatttaaaatcaaaccaatagtttgtaattattttcaatctgttaataataaagtaatacatttatactgtatattaaattaatCCATAACTGATTACAAAAGTGTTGTAATCGTCGTCGTTATGTCGATTATTAGGCCCATTtatactatactatagtacagtactacaacTAGATAAATATGATTTTCTTCTTACATAACATGCACAAAAGaaatttcatgaaaaagaataaccatctatgctgcctttgataaaaatattatgttcacgtcatgattagtaagtataataatatcGTCACAAtactatttcattatttttatcatgaCATCATTTTATGCACCcgaatttatttgattttatttcaacaatattttatgtaggtggtccatccagcatcagcttatcattagggaccctcaaacaaaacaaacagaaaatacaaaataaactataaaaacacaaaatcaacaaagatataaaaaataaataaatatatatatatatatatatatatatatatataaatcaatgatgttgcgtagcactgtgtaaattatatataaatcatactgtaaattatagaaacagtgctcatattcggaacatgatctcataatcgcgtcgagcatagctcattggcgaaagttccgtattttttagttgtatgaaaaaatgtctctggctggattcgaacctgcaacctctcgcttacagggcgagtatcataccactagaccacagagccatgtatggtattatcacagattttcacccaccagatacattctctcatacaacaaacgccctcacaatcagtggaggcttgacaagtcagaataaattccaactttaattcgcaacggttttttaaataatattgtgtatatgtaaatcaatgatgttgcgtagcactgtgtaaattatatataaatcatactgtaaattatagaaacagtgctcatattcggaacatgatctcataatcgcgtcgagcatagctcattggcgaaagttccgtattttttagttgtatgaaaaaatgtctctggctggattcgaacctgcaacctctcgcttacagggcgagtatcataccactagaccacagagccatgtatggtattatcacagattttcacccaccagatacattctctcatacaacaaacgccctcacaatcagtggaggcttgacaagtcagaataaattccaacttacggaactttcgccaatgagctatgctcgacgcgattatgagatcatgttccgaatatgagcactgtttctataatttacagtatgatttatatatatatatatatatatatatatatatatatatatatatgtatatatatatgtatatatatatgtatatgtatatgtatatgtatatatatatatatatatatatatatatatacatacatacatatatatacatatatatatatacatatatatatatatataaacaaatcaggcaaagaacattatatcattatacAGTAGGCCAACAATGAAAGAAGgataacaagaaaaaaaatcaggAGAGAGAGAAGGTGTTTTTTCAAAAGAGATTTAAAGGAGAAGAAATTGTAGGAGTTACGAATGCCAAAAGGTAGAGaattaaagaaagaagaagCATTGAAACTAAAAGAAAGTTTAAAGAGTTCAAGGTAAGGACGAGGGATAAGAAGATCTCCTTTAGTAATTTGCCTAGTGTTCATACGGCCGTTGGAAGTGACTTTAGTTAAAAGCTGACAGATAGTAAGAGGAGCATGCAGAGTGATGTAGGGCTTTGAAATATAGACCAGCAACTTAGCAAGCTGAAAAAGAGGTATCGTTCATGGAAGGGGAGAGTCTTAGATTCTGTATCTGTCACGATATTCTATCTGactgactatcgcaagtcatTTAGTCTAGAAATAAGACAGCTGTAAGTACTTTTTAAATACATTCTAGCCCTCGCGCAAAAAATGAGAGCTTTTATATGCTGTACCAGACGAAAGGACCCTAATTAATTTGCTGACTAGACTATTCATCTCAAAGTTTGCAAATTAGACAGGTTATTCTACTATTTCTACTTTATTTTATCTCATTTCTGCTCAAACTCTTGGAATTGGAAACTCTTTTAAGTTAATTTGGTCGTTCTAAATTAAATGTCTGTTCTACTACTGTGGTAGTAAACTCACTTTTCAGCTCCCGTATTTGCATTTCTTCAATGTATTCATCCATTAAATCTCGTAAATTGTAGGTTGGGCTTGTCAGAGCCACTCCAACGCAGAGGGCGACACAAATCAGTAAAAGACTAGCTCGAGTCATATTTGTTGTCAATCTACAAGAAGATATTTGAAATGTATGTATTATCAGTATTATCTCAACAATGTTAAGCTCAGTCTGCACTATATCAAACGTAtataacatttgatagtgtagacagagcttaaaattgccacataggcctactttttttttgtcaaactattttgattgTGTAAACAGAGAGAGATTTAGTAAGAAATTGAATATAATCAAGTAGTTACATAAAAATCATTTTCAATTATAAACTTTGACGTATAAAATTCACTGAATATGAAACCTTTCAAAAGGTCATTAAACTTCTCATGCTCCGGcctatttcaaataaaatcGCAACACTCCCACACACACACTGTATTAAGCCCAAGTCAACACTGAAGCAGCAGCGTCCATTGTGTTCAAAGGCCCACCCTTGTTTGCCAAATACCTTGCAATAATACGCAAGTAAAATAGTACTATTGAAAATGTTTGTTATCCAGGTAGATGAGGTCAAGATGTTAAAGCATTGTACTTTTGTGTTGTACTCTGcgcaaatatttaaaaacctCTTTTGTCAGAAGACGCCTTATTTTTTTGataaatgaaactaaattaaatttttaaaattacataataaaaaaaataaggcttacaaatttgataaaaacaTGATTGATAAATAAGTTTGTTTACAATTTGTGAAAGgtggaaaacaataaaaataatttcagaTTTTATGTATGCTTTAATGTATTACAAATCGACGTAGAAATACTACActattgatgtttttatggaaaattGTAAATTGCTGGCATTAAAGTGGGTTTACACCTAATATGGATTAAAGAACATTCTTTAGACTTTCCCTTTTCTTTAACGATTTAATGCTactgattaaattaaatattaacaatatttacaatatttttttcataaaatatcatacattacatttattattacctAGGAAATGAGCTTGACAATATAAAGTAAAATTGATTGTTTCTAAATATTAGGATAGATTTTTTCCTCTGAGGAATGTAAACTCTTTTTCTCCTATTATCAGAACATCCTAAACCAGGCCTTAATTTGCGTCGATCTTCATAGAATTTTGCAATAAGCACGAATACATAAAGTTTGTACGCAAACAATGCTTAAATcgttgttaaaaaataataggTCTACACAGTGTACAGTatccatataaatatatcaattcaattatgaattaataatataataagtttGACACTTTGATAAGCAGCGTCAGAATATATAGAA contains:
- the LOC140055596 gene encoding uncharacterized protein, whose amino-acid sequence is MTRASLLLICVALCVGVALTSPTYNLRDLMDEYIEEMQIRELKKRDYCVGNPCPSGQYCYSGAFITGLKTTFCSKSSDPCDNIVSACGNQAAQCTNYGGGHYICN